From Deltaproteobacteria bacterium, one genomic window encodes:
- a CDS encoding metal-sensitive transcriptional regulator, whose translation MHESQLAQLNLIGNQIRGITRMITDGGYCINILTEIRSASRTMSQVEYNIFKNHLESCVRRSISEGDSFERDARINEVQDLLAKAK comes from the coding sequence ATGCATGAATCTCAATTGGCTCAACTCAACTTGATCGGAAACCAGATAAGGGGGATTACGCGGATGATCACCGATGGGGGTTACTGCATAAACATCCTGACGGAGATTCGATCAGCGTCAAGAACCATGTCGCAAGTTGAATACAACATCTTCAAAAACCACCTGGAGAGCTGCGTAAGGAGATCGATTTCCGAAGGAGACTCATTTGAAAGGGATGCAAGGATAAATGAGGTTCAGGACCTTCTTGCCAAGGCCAAGTGA
- the glpK gene encoding glycerol kinase GlpK, with translation MNYLLAMDQGTTSSRAILFGLDGRILSVAQKEFKQHFPHDGWVEHDPEDIWRTQIDTTRDALQKARISPKDVAAIGITNQRETTLVWDRSTGEPLFRAIVWQDRRAAALTDRLKTEGLEPGVREKTGLVLDPYFSAGKLAWLLDNVRGLRERAAADEILFGTVDTWLMYRLSGGRIHATDVTNASRTLLFNIHTLQWDEELLDMFRIPAGVLPEVKPSAGRFGETDPSLFGCEIPIAGVAGDQQAALFGQACFEPGMAKNTYGTGAFVVMNTGEKPVLGEGVLTTLGWQIRGRKAQYAMEGSIFAAGAAVQWLRDGLGLLENASEVEDLARSVPDSGGIYFVPALVGLGAPYWDPYARGLIIGLTRGSTRAHLARATLEAIAYQTRDAIEAMQKASGILLRELRVDGGAAANNFLLQLQADLLGTPVLRPEVTETTALGAAYLAGIGVGLLDSESIAQHWALERRWEPDMKSEDREALFRGWQRAVERSRGWVKQPTM, from the coding sequence ATGAATTATCTGCTTGCCATGGATCAGGGAACCACAAGCAGCCGTGCTATTCTCTTCGGTCTTGACGGCCGTATTTTAAGCGTGGCCCAAAAGGAGTTCAAGCAGCACTTTCCCCATGACGGATGGGTAGAGCATGATCCTGAGGACATCTGGCGGACCCAGATCGATACCACCCGCGACGCCCTGCAGAAGGCAAGGATAAGCCCAAAGGATGTCGCAGCAATTGGAATTACAAACCAGCGGGAGACCACGCTGGTCTGGGATCGGTCCACCGGCGAACCCCTTTTCCGGGCCATCGTATGGCAGGATCGCCGGGCCGCGGCTCTGACCGACCGCCTCAAAACAGAGGGCCTCGAACCCGGCGTGCGCGAGAAGACGGGCCTGGTCCTCGATCCCTACTTCTCCGCTGGAAAGCTTGCCTGGCTTCTGGACAACGTGCGTGGACTGAGGGAACGGGCCGCCGCGGACGAGATTTTGTTCGGTACCGTGGATACCTGGCTCATGTACCGTCTGAGCGGAGGACGAATTCACGCCACGGACGTGACAAACGCCAGCCGCACTCTGCTGTTTAACATCCACACTCTTCAATGGGACGAAGAATTGCTGGACATGTTCAGGATACCGGCAGGGGTGCTGCCTGAGGTAAAACCATCCGCCGGGCGGTTCGGCGAGACCGATCCTTCCCTTTTCGGCTGTGAGATTCCCATTGCCGGGGTGGCCGGCGACCAGCAGGCCGCCCTGTTCGGACAGGCCTGTTTCGAGCCCGGCATGGCCAAGAATACCTACGGCACCGGGGCCTTCGTCGTTATGAACACCGGGGAAAAACCGGTCTTGGGAGAGGGGGTCCTGACCACCTTGGGCTGGCAGATCAGGGGCCGGAAAGCCCAATACGCCATGGAGGGTTCGATTTTCGCCGCCGGGGCCGCGGTGCAGTGGCTTCGCGATGGTCTGGGACTGTTAGAAAACGCGTCTGAGGTTGAAGACCTTGCCCGGAGCGTGCCCGACTCCGGGGGGATATACTTCGTGCCCGCTCTCGTCGGTCTGGGGGCGCCATATTGGGATCCTTATGCCCGAGGGTTGATCATCGGGCTGACCCGTGGCAGCACCAGAGCACATCTGGCCCGTGCGACCCTGGAGGCTATCGCCTATCAGACCCGGGACGCTATCGAGGCCATGCAGAAGGCCAGCGGCATTTTACTGCGCGAGTTGCGCGTCGACGGAGGCGCCGCGGCAAACAATTTTCTCCTGCAGTTACAGGCAGACCTGCTGGGCACCCCCGTCCTGCGTCCTGAAGTTACCGAGACCACCGCCCTTGGGGCGGCCTACCTGGCCGGGATCGGGGTGGGACTGCTGGATTCCGAATCCATCGCTCAGCATTGGGCGCTCGAACGCCGGTGGGAACCGGACATGAAATCAGAGGACAGGGAGGCTCTTTTTCGCGGCTGGCAAAGAGCAGTGGAAAGATCCAGAGGATGGGTGAAACAGCCGACTATGTAG